A window of Paenibacillus sp. 19GGS1-52 contains these coding sequences:
- a CDS encoding copper amine oxidase N-terminal domain-containing protein: MKKMTCFILLILSLSLGIPTFSQAESLKSNANVHLKINQYFVLYSTPKAPYLSNGRLYIPLRSVSELLGGKATYEATTKLAKIELNNHKLEINTATNQTFYDGVMVQTEVETQLYQQSLFVPMRTLVESLMVNGTWNQQQQMFTLTNENLNKTPIFINIEEFDATDVYNQDVFLPISYTYDIKKEKNRYTLNLSVKAQNISGKDIPTGEEYLHPLYLFSNGGFSYDRKKGTRPAVKKNAIITRSWKRTELESFQYILFEGITGTDRTIDLP, from the coding sequence ATGAAAAAAATGACTTGTTTCATTCTTTTAATCTTATCTCTTTCGTTAGGAATACCTACATTCAGTCAAGCCGAATCATTAAAAAGTAACGCCAATGTACATTTGAAAATCAATCAGTATTTTGTGCTTTACTCCACGCCAAAAGCTCCTTATTTAAGCAATGGAAGGTTGTATATTCCTTTACGTTCTGTGAGCGAATTGCTTGGTGGAAAGGCAACTTATGAAGCGACAACTAAATTGGCTAAAATCGAGTTGAACAACCATAAACTTGAAATCAATACAGCAACTAATCAAACTTTTTATGATGGTGTAATGGTGCAAACAGAAGTGGAAACACAATTGTATCAACAAAGTTTATTCGTTCCAATGCGCACTTTGGTTGAAAGTTTAATGGTGAATGGAACCTGGAATCAACAGCAACAAATGTTCACTTTAACAAATGAGAACCTAAACAAGACGCCGATTTTCATTAATATTGAAGAGTTCGATGCTACAGATGTGTATAATCAGGATGTTTTTTTACCCATCTCTTATACCTATGATATTAAGAAGGAAAAAAATCGGTATACACTGAATCTCAGTGTGAAAGCTCAAAATATATCGGGAAAAGATATCCCAACGGGAGAAGAATATCTGCATCCTCTCTATTTGTTTTCAAATGGTGGTTTTTCCTACGATAGAAAAAAAGGAACCAGACCTGCAGTGAAAAAAAACGCGATCATCACACGTTCATGGAAGAGAACAGAGTTAGAGAGTTTTCAATATATACTTTTTGAAGGCATCACAGGGACTGACCGGACGATAGACTTGCCTTAA
- a CDS encoding PAS domain S-box protein: protein MHRVNLNQDQFHQQVFDHASSGIALVTPEGIILTVNFAMERIFGYSKAEFDGMKFEDLSHENDNIRNINDLKALMSEKMEVQVEKRFLTRMSDDMWGLLSLKLFINEANLPTYYIFQIIEITKQKESEQRLQESVERYTSLKKYNHDSVISFGLDGRIINANSMSEKITGYSIESELIGMELASLIGQKNVQNILDRALYDNTVEQHINTLVAQDGKEIEVLTSIAPIFVNNQNIGFYLICKDISEQKQLLLAKETAESTNKAKSEFLAMMSHEIRTPMNGVVGMTDILLDTTELNEEQRGYVEIIRKSGDTLLNIINDILDLSKIEAGRTDLQEDTFELHKCIKESFAVISIKAEQKHLELSSTINHGVPDYIYGDAERLKQVLLNLLNNAVKFTSKGSISVKIMLEKEDPSLLVFTVSDTGIGIDSTQLNEIFEPFAQIDSFMTRRHEGTGLGLAISRRIIDMMGGEIYAESDGKSGSSFTFTIRLKKTVLGPNQKIHIHKPQTAREANILLAEDNHINQLVLTKTLEKMGHKVTTVSNGIDAVHATRKELFDLIFMDLHMPIMNGFDAMKMIKEELMESSPPIIAVTANALKGDREKCLTEGMDEYISKPVNREVVQKLLNQFVK from the coding sequence ATGCATCGAGTTAACCTAAATCAGGATCAATTCCATCAACAAGTGTTTGATCATGCTTCCTCTGGGATCGCACTTGTTACACCAGAAGGTATAATTTTAACAGTAAACTTCGCTATGGAACGGATCTTTGGCTATTCCAAAGCAGAGTTTGACGGCATGAAGTTTGAAGATCTCTCCCACGAAAATGATAATATCAGAAATATTAACGATCTAAAGGCACTCATGAGTGAGAAAATGGAAGTACAGGTTGAGAAGCGTTTTCTCACAAGGATGAGTGACGATATGTGGGGATTGCTCTCTCTAAAGCTTTTCATTAATGAGGCGAACCTACCGACGTATTACATCTTCCAAATTATTGAAATCACAAAGCAAAAGGAATCCGAGCAACGACTTCAGGAATCTGTTGAACGGTATACGTCTCTCAAGAAATACAACCATGACAGCGTCATTTCCTTTGGCCTTGACGGTCGAATCATTAACGCCAACAGTATGTCGGAAAAGATAACAGGCTACTCCATCGAGTCCGAACTGATCGGTATGGAGCTTGCAAGTCTAATTGGACAGAAGAATGTCCAGAACATTCTAGATAGGGCGTTGTACGATAATACGGTTGAGCAGCACATAAACACTCTTGTGGCCCAAGATGGCAAAGAAATCGAAGTGCTTACCAGTATTGCACCTATTTTTGTGAACAATCAAAATATCGGATTCTATCTTATATGCAAAGACATTTCCGAGCAGAAACAGTTGTTGCTAGCGAAGGAGACCGCCGAGTCTACAAACAAAGCTAAAAGTGAGTTTCTGGCCATGATGAGCCATGAAATCCGCACCCCCATGAACGGGGTGGTCGGCATGACGGATATTTTGCTTGACACCACGGAGCTCAATGAAGAACAACGAGGCTATGTGGAGATCATCCGCAAAAGCGGGGATACTCTGCTCAATATTATCAATGACATCCTTGATCTTTCTAAGATTGAGGCAGGACGAACAGATTTGCAAGAGGATACATTCGAATTGCATAAATGCATTAAGGAAAGCTTCGCAGTCATTTCTATTAAAGCCGAGCAAAAACACCTGGAGCTCTCAAGCACTATAAATCACGGTGTTCCTGACTATATTTATGGCGACGCCGAACGCTTAAAACAAGTACTGCTAAACCTGCTCAACAATGCCGTGAAATTCACATCCAAGGGAAGCATATCCGTAAAGATAATGCTTGAAAAAGAAGATCCCTCCCTATTGGTATTTACGGTATCCGATACAGGCATAGGGATTGATTCCACGCAGCTCAACGAGATTTTTGAACCTTTTGCGCAGATTGACAGTTTTATGACACGCAGGCATGAAGGCACTGGCCTTGGGCTAGCCATCAGTCGTAGAATTATCGACATGATGGGCGGTGAGATTTACGCGGAAAGCGACGGGAAGAGCGGCTCGTCGTTTACGTTCACTATCAGGCTCAAGAAAACAGTCTTAGGACCCAACCAAAAAATTCACATACACAAACCTCAAACAGCACGAGAGGCGAACATTTTGCTTGCTGAAGACAACCATATCAATCAACTGGTACTGACCAAAACACTTGAAAAAATGGGTCATAAGGTTACCACCGTCTCAAACGGCATAGACGCAGTGCACGCAACGCGCAAAGAACTGTTTGATCTCATTTTTATGGATCTGCACATGCCGATTATGAACGGCTTCGATGCGATGAAGATGATTAAAGAGGAGCTCATGGAGAGTAGTCCTCCCATCATCGCGGTCACGGCCAATGCTTTGAAGGGTGATCGGGAAAAATGCCTCACTGAAGGGATGGATGAGTATATCAGTAAGCCTGTAAATCGTGAAGTTGTTCAAAAGCTATTAAACCAGTTTGTGAAGTAA
- a CDS encoding PTS transporter subunit EIIC encodes MKVENQVISVEQPRKNIVNIIIDGISGIFLPLVNILSAAGIMKGLLAAAVALDLLNNREGTYQVLNAMADSLFYYLPVLLAFTSAKKFGANPFTAVVIAGVLLHPSLSTLFGDDQAINFFGLSITPVTYPASAIPIIMATGLLLYIERFCFKVLPEVIRGFFTPLFSIIMVSSVTLLVFGPMGMIAGDALAKGYGFVYNLSPVGAGMALGGAIQVMVIFGLHWSLVPLAINNIALNGSDTILALMGPAAFAQAGAALAVFFKAKDKKFKTLALSASISALFGVTEPAMFGVNLPLRKPMVVVCCAGAVGGGMAGFFHSAAISFAFPGLATLPAYLGDGFSGFLIACSTGLVISFVATLSLKLALAPAEPSVNE; translated from the coding sequence ATGAAGGTTGAGAATCAAGTTATTTCTGTCGAGCAGCCCCGGAAGAACATAGTTAATATCATTATAGACGGGATTTCAGGCATCTTTCTTCCACTGGTGAATATTTTGAGCGCGGCGGGAATTATGAAGGGTTTGCTGGCTGCTGCAGTGGCATTAGATCTGTTAAACAATAGGGAAGGTACCTATCAGGTACTAAATGCGATGGCTGACAGCCTGTTTTATTATCTTCCCGTACTTCTGGCATTTACATCGGCTAAAAAATTCGGGGCAAACCCATTTACCGCCGTAGTCATTGCCGGAGTGCTGCTGCACCCGAGTCTTAGCACTCTCTTTGGAGACGATCAAGCGATTAACTTTTTTGGCCTGAGCATTACGCCGGTTACTTATCCGGCCAGTGCGATTCCCATTATTATGGCGACGGGCTTGCTGCTATATATCGAAAGATTCTGCTTTAAAGTTTTACCTGAAGTCATCCGAGGCTTCTTTACTCCTTTATTTTCTATAATTATGGTCTCTTCCGTTACGCTGTTGGTCTTTGGTCCAATGGGCATGATCGCGGGGGATGCGCTCGCAAAAGGTTATGGCTTTGTGTATAATCTCAGCCCGGTCGGTGCGGGAATGGCTCTGGGGGGAGCGATCCAGGTGATGGTCATATTTGGACTGCACTGGAGTTTGGTGCCTCTTGCCATAAACAATATTGCACTTAACGGTTCGGATACGATTTTAGCTTTGATGGGTCCGGCTGCGTTCGCCCAGGCAGGAGCGGCGTTAGCGGTTTTCTTTAAAGCCAAGGATAAAAAGTTTAAAACTCTGGCATTATCCGCATCGATTTCAGCATTATTCGGTGTAACCGAACCCGCGATGTTTGGTGTGAATCTTCCCCTGCGCAAGCCGATGGTTGTCGTTTGCTGTGCCGGAGCTGTTGGCGGTGGAATGGCCGGATTTTTTCACTCGGCTGCAATTTCTTTCGCCTTTCCCGGATTGGCAACCTTGCCGGCTTATTTGGGGGACGGATTCAGCGGCTTCCTTATCGCCTGCTCGACGGGCTTGGTCATATCCTTTGTTGCAACCCTGTCCCTAAAGCTGGCGTTGGCTCCTGCCGAACCGTCGGTAAACGAGTAG